DNA sequence from the Microcebus murinus isolate Inina chromosome 18, M.murinus_Inina_mat1.0, whole genome shotgun sequence genome:
TAGATCCTGGAGGGCAGCCAGCACCCAGACTCAGGGTGCTGGAGAAAGGTGCATGAGAGATCTGAGGCattcagggggtgggggagaactGGGAAGGAAGGCTGTCTGGGACCCTTGCATCTTAGTCTAACCCTGACCCTCTTTCCACAAGCAGAGCCCTGATGCCCTGGAAGCCTGGGAGAATGGGGAGAGATCCCGGAGAAGGAGAGCTGTGCTCACCCAGAAGCAGAAGAGTGAGGCCTCCAGGGTGCAGCAGGGGTGGGAAGTGATCAAGCAGCATGAGAACTGTCAGCCCCAGCCAGGGTGAGGGTGGAGGCTGACGACAGGGCAACTGGGGTAGGTGGACGCTGCTgagattccctccttctctcctcagAGAAGCGCTCAGTTCTGCACCTTGTTCCTATTAACATCACCTCCAAGGGTAggcactattttaaataatggctTTTTGGGAGGGGCAAGAACTAGGACTTTGGGGCTGGCACATGGGCCCAAGAGAATCCTATAGGTGAAAAGGGGAGAGCCGATATGCATCTGAGAGTGCAAAGAAATCCTGACCACCAAACCCCTCGCCTCCAGAGGAATCTGATGTGACAGAGGTGATGTGGCAACCAGCTCTTAAGCGTGGGAGAGGACTGGAAACTCAAGGATACGTTGTCCGAGTCTGGGACACTGGAGTTTATCTGCTGTATAGCCAGGTAACCCCAGCCATAGCCTGAGCCTCGTGTGGGGCCCCAGAGGCTTGCGTGTTGCTGTTTTCTCAGAGTCTGTACATCCTGCTTCTGAGGGTTCCTGATCATTCTGTTCCCACCAAACTTAGAAGACCCTTCTTAGTTCCCTGGCTCCCTTGTCAGGGATGGAGGCCTCCTAGGATTGAGCTGTGCCATCCTGTTTCCTTCAacatctcctcccttccctgccaggTCCTGTTTCATGATGTGACTTTCACCATGGGTCAGGTGGTGTCTCGGGAAGGCCAGGGACAGCAGGAGACTCTATTCCGATGTATACGAAGTATGCCCTCCAACCCAGACCGGGCCTACAATAGCTGCTATAGCGCAGGTGAGAGCCATTCAGGCAGCAGAGGGGGGACAGGAGGAGAGCAGGATATCTCAGACCTGGGGGCAGCAATGCTATGACAGTGGGTTGGAAGCCTGCGTATAGACACAGATCTGAGAAATGAAGCACAGAATATCTGGGTCGTCCTTACAGGAGGCAGAGAAAAGGTGGAGCTGGAGAAGGTGGGGTATCTGGATGGCTGTGCTTCACTGAGGatctattttctcccttttctcaggTGTCTTCCATTTACACCAAGGGGACATTCTGAGTGTCACAATTCCCCGGGCAAGGGCAAAACTTAGCCTCTCTCCACATGGAACTTTCCTGGGGTTTGTGAAACTGTGATTGTGTTATAAAAGGTGGTTCTGAGCTTGGAAGACTGGGGTGGGTACATACCGTAGACAGCCTCAAGCTGAAGAGACAAAGGATAGGGAGTGGGCAGGAACAGAGGCCTCTTCCTGGGTTTGACTTCGTAACTCTCtgtttctcccttttccctttctaCTCCCACCCCCCAGACTTTGATTTTATGTATATCTTGCTTCTGTTCCCCATCCTGCCCCAAATTCTTGTGTATGTGCTGGTGGAGTGGGGGCGGGAGAGGGGGCGGCTGCCCCGCATTGTCCAAGCCTGCCATGGGGCCACTGGAATGCATCCAGAACAGCACCACCATCTAGCGGCAGTTTGAGGGAATCGTCCCGACTACTGGCAGACGTCCCCGAAGCCTCCCTCCGCTAGGGAAAACCCCTGGTTTCCCATGCCACACCTCTCTCCAGGTACCCTCTGCCTCTTTACCCCACTGGAAGTCTCTTTTTCACTTCCCTCTCTCCATCTAATGGGCCCGTTTCCATGACTATCTCCAGAGGTTTGTCTATTATGTGCCAGTCTGCATGAGGCTCCCGACGACCACGACGGTCCCTTCCGGGTCCTAAGGTTTGCCTTTCATGCTCTCCATTTCCCTGGCGTGTGCAGGTCACCTCAAGCCCCTCCGGGCTGGGACTGATCTCCAGGGACCCTTGGATGAATCGTACGCCATGGTGTTGGTCTTGTCTCATTCCTCTGACCTCTTGTTTCTGCTCAAGCCCTgcttaaagttaaataaaagataatgaatGTATACCCCGGCTCCATTCCCCCCACTGTCTCGCCTCAACGCCGTCCCTGTACCGGGATCTCCCTGCCTTCCTGGTTCTCCTTTGGAGAGCCCCGCCGGACCAAGGCATTGTGGGGCCCACCAGGCAAAGGCCCACGAGCAAAGAGACTACAGGGCTACGCCGCGGGGCGTGAGGAAACACGCAGGCGCACCCGGGCGCGGCCAGGTCAACTGATATGCGCAGGCGCAGCCCTGCGTAGCGCTCAGGGCAGAACCTCCCCGTGGCGTCTGCGTTCCTGGGTAGGCGAGACCCAGCGCGTGGTAGCCGCGCCGGCGCTCTTCGCCGGGTGTGACGTAGTAATCGTGCGCCACCACCGCCGGTGGGCCTGGGGCTCgcgggaggggaaggaggaggaggaggaggagggggaggaggtggtggtggtggtggtggtggtggtagtggtagtagtggtggtggtggaggtggaggctgAAGCAGAGCAAGAGGCGGCCGCGGCGGGGCGGCTCGGCGGCGCGGCACGCGGCCCAGAAGCGTTGGAATCCTGAATTGAGACGGCTGTGCCTGAAGACAGCAGGAGTGGCGGGGCCGCCGCCGTCGCCGGAGAGATGAGCCGGGAAGCTTGAGGCCGGAGACGCCCGCCCTCGGGCCCGTCCGCCCGGCTTCCCCACTCCCGGTGAGgacgcccccacccctccccctagccctgccttggcctctcccATTCCTGGGCCTCGCTCCCACCTAACTGGGGCCAAGAGGCCTTCGTAGGGGCTTCTTAAGGCCCTTGTCCGCCGAGCCGTCCGAGCTTGTAGGACCACACCGGTGCTGGGACTCATTCTGGTTCCTGGGGATGAAGCAGGAGGGAACTGGGCCGGCCTGGCTCGCGCAGCTCAATTCTGCTCTAGCACCTTGATTCGGCTGCTTCAGCACCGATTCTGTTCTCTTTCAGTTTCCTTCAAAGTCCTTCCCCTTTTATGAGACTCAATCCCCTGAACCATAGCCTTGGTATCCTCATTCCCACCTGAGATTACCTCAGCATGTCCACACCCACCATTCATTCCAGAGTGGCAGAGAAGAAGTGTCTTCCCACTTTAGCTCACAGTTTCCCTGTGAAAGTTGTGTTCTCCTCAGGTAGCACTGTACCATGTCAGGATTCCTGTGCTGAGCCATCTCCCTGAGCAAAGAAATCATTCTTATGCTCTCAAAGGACAGTGCTGGTGGTATTCAAATACAGAAGTCAGAGCCTGACAAAGCTACTGGATTTAACCTCAGGCTCTGAGAAAAAGATCCCTAAGGCCTGCTGCTTAGCCAGTTTCCCTTTCCTCTACCTGGGCAGGGGAGAGATGATGGCACAGACTCTAAAGGGGCCCTTTGTGGACCATGTTAAGTGGGAAAATATGAAGTTAGGAGTTTcatgttttttcctcttttcttagtTTATCTGTATTTGAATCCAGAGGGGCCATGCTAAGGAAAAGATGCAGGATCTGGGGGACAGGATGTTTGGATTCTGATACTGTAACCTTTGTTTTACAGGGTACTGGAAGATGAAAGAGACTATACAAGGGACTGGGTCTTGGGGCCCTGAGCCTCCTGGACCTGGCATAGCCCCAGCTTACTCAAGCCCCAGGAGGGAGCGTCTTCGTtggcccccaccccccaaacccCGACTTAAGTCAGGAGGAGGCTTTGGGCCAGATCCTGGGTCAGGGACCACAGTGCCAGCCAGACGCCTCCCTGTCCCTCGACCCTCTTTTGATGCCTCAGCtagtgaagaggaggaagaagaggaggaggaggaggaggaagatgaggaggaggaagtggcagCTTGGAGGCTGCCCCCCAGATGGGGTCAGTTGGGAACCTCCCAGCGGCCTcgccctccccgccccactcATCGAAAAACCTGCTCACAGCGCCGCCGCCGAGCTATGAGAGCCTTCCAGATGCTGTTGTACTCAAAAAGCACCTCGCTGACATTCCACTGGAAGCTTTGGGGGCGCCACCGGGGCCGGCGGCGGAGCCTTGCACACCCCAAGAACCATCTTTCACCCCAGGAAGGGGGTGCGACGCCACAGGTGCCATCACCCTGCTGTCGTTTTGACTCCCCCCGGGGACCACCTCCACCCCGGCTGGGTCTGCTAGGTGCTCTCATGGCTGAGGATGGGGTGAGAGGGTCTCCACCAGTGCCCTCTGGGCCCCCCATGGAGGAAGATGGACTAAGGTGGACTCCAAAATCTCCTCTGGACCCTGACTCGGGTAAGGTGGGaaaggggtggggcggggtgggggggtaggGATGGCTAAGAGCCTGGAGCACCAGGAGCCTCTTGCTGTGGTGAGAACTGGGCCTAAGGAAAGTAGGATGGCAGAGTGAGGGGTCCAGAGTAGCTGCGAAATGTCTTCATTAAGCTCCACTCTGAGCAGAAAGTAAGCCTAGGAGACAGTCAGCTGGAAACAGAATCCCTAAGTAGATGTCTTTTGGTCTTGAGCACAGAGGAGAAAAGGAGCTGTGgtttagaaaaattagacagtCTTGTCCACTTGAAATCCCTTTTTGGTCTCTCAGCGTAAGAGTCCCTGTGTGAATATCTCCAGAAGGTGCCATTCTCATAGTGATGGCATGAGACCTCTCCCAGTATTGGAGTACATCATCTGTATGGTTGTGTGTGACATTCTCGCTCAGAATATTTCCCTTTTGGAGAACTCTAGCcaaatgatttcagtctttctatatctttattaaacattcaaatatttgttgagcttATATATTATGCTGGGTACCATGCTAGGTGTTTGGTAGGTTAGTGGTGACAAATATCCCTGAAATTTACATCGCTGAGtactaatcttttctttctttcctcctgtcTATGAGTAGGAACTCTTTCTCCCTGTCCCTTTAGAATCTCTTGGACATCCTTACCTTATGCTTTGTGGTCTCCATTTCTTATATTGGTTGATTCTGCTTCAGTTTATCCTTCTTGTGGTCTTACCATTTGTGTCCATCGTTAATTGTATGTATCTGATTGTCTTTTCACCTGGCCAATTTCTCATCCTCATTCTATTTCCCCTGTCCTGTAGGCCTCCTCTCGTGTACTCTGCCCAATGGCTTTGGGGGACCATCAGGGCCAGAAGGGGAGCGCAGCCTGGCACCCCCTGATGCCAGCATCCTCATAAGCAATGTATGCAGCATTGGGGATCATGTGGCCCAGGAGCTTTTTCAAGGCTCAGATTTGGGCACTGCGGAAGAGGCAGAGCGGCCTGGGGAGAAAGCTGGCCAGCATAGCCCCCTGCGAGAGGAGCATGTGACCTGCGTACAGAGTAAGGAGCCCTAGAGGATCTAGCCTCTTTTCTCTTGGGCTGACTCCTAGAGCACAGTTTGGAGGCCTCACtccactcctttctctctccctcacttaGGCATCTTAGATGAATTCCTTCAAACTTATGGCAGCCTCATCCCCCTCAGCACTGATGAGGTAGTAGAGAAATTGGAGGACATTTTCCAGCAGGAGTTCTCTACGCCTTCTAGGTGAGGTTTAAAAGACTAGTGCCCTTCAGAGGAGGTCTGGGacctgggggatggggagagaatGCTGCTGCCTTTTCTCCCATAGGAATGTACTTGGGGAGATGAAGGAAGGTAGAGCTGAAGGGGAGGAATCTGCAGGCAAGGTGCCAAGTCCCTGTAAGCCGACTGGGAGGGTCTTTACCTGGCACCTTGAATACTATGTATACCTGAGTATTCATGTGCCTCTTTCTAGGGAGTGGGCCTTCAGCAGAGCCTCAAGGGGACCCatgactaaaacaaacaaacaaaaaacaactggGTCAGTTAAGATTTTTATTCTAGGAAGTAGTAGTATTTCTATGTGCCCCAGCTGCATCGTCTCTTGTGTGACTCCACCCTTGGCCTACTCAGGAAGGGCCTGGTGCTGCAGCTGATCCAGTCATACCAGCGGATGCCAGGCAATGCCATGGTGAGGGGCTTTCGAGTGGCCTATAAGCGGCATGTGCTGACCATGGATGACTTGGGGACCTTGTATGGACAGAACTGGCTCAATGACCAGGTGAGAATTGTGTAGAGAAACATGCCTGAGAGGGGATTCAGGGCGCAGGGTGTCTGGGGGCCCTCTGCATGGGGGAGCCCTGTACCCATGCTGCACCCTCCATGGCAAGTTGCCTCCCGTCTTTCACCCAGGTGATGAACATGTATGGAGACCTGGTTATGGACACGGTGCCTGAAAAGGTAGGCCCAATCAGCTATTTCAGTCCCCAAAAGAACTTCTGCAGTTCTAAGCAGCTTTTTCAGTCCCTTTCATCTCTTTCATTTTACATAAAGAAGATCTCTGTTCCTGGGGCAGAGGTGGTAGATGATAATCTCATAATTTCTAATCTGTAATCTTGGccttgaatttatcaattcttttcctttcaccaatttttagtgtttttcccTATGGCTAACCTCAAGAATTGGGATGGGAACCTATCTATAAGATATGGTTAGGGGCCAGGTGTgccggctcatgcctataatcccaacactttgggaggccaaagtgggagaattgcttgagcccaggagttcaagactagcctgggcaacatagtgagactccatctctgcaaaaataaaaaatgaaaaaatttggctgggcgcagtggctcacacctgtaatcctagcactctgggagtctgaggaaggagaatcactcgaggtcaggagttcgaaaccagcctgagcaagagcgagacccaatctgtattaaaatagaaagaaatgaattggtcaactaaaaacatagaaaaaattagccaggcatggtggcatatgcctgtagtcccagctacttgggaggctgaggcagtaagattgcttgagcccaggagtttgaggttgctgtgagctaggctgatgccacggcactctagcccaggcaagagagtgagactctgtctcaaaaaaagaaaaagaaaaaaattagttgggcatggtgatgcatgcctgtaatcccagctacttgggaggctgaggccagaggatcacttgagcccaggaattcgaagTTACAGTAAACTATTAcatgattgtgccactatactccaccctgggtgacagagtgagaccctgtcttaaaaaaataaataggccgggcgcggtggctcacgcctgtaatcctagctctctgggaggccgaggcgggcggattgctcgaggtcgggagttcaaaaccagcctgagcaagagtgagaccccgtctctactataaatagaaagaaactaattggccaactaatatatgtagaaaaaattagccgggcatggtggcgcatgcctgtagtcccagctacttgggaggctgagacagaaggatcgcttgagcccaggagtctgaggttgctgtgagctaggctgacgccacggcactcactctagcctatgcaacaaagtgagactctgtctcaaaaaaaaaaaataaaataaataaataaataaataaataaaagttaaagacaataatttgttttcttactgtcaGTGAATTTGCGTAGGAGTTGTTGAAATCAGCCCTTAGAGCCATATGAAATGGAGTAGACTGGCAGAGGGGGAGACTTCGTGGGAGGGTCTGTGGTCTTTTAATTCCATCCAGCTCTTTTGTGTCATTGGCACAGGTGCATTTCTTCAATAGTTTCTTCTATGATAAACTCCGTACCAAGGGTTATGACGGGGTGAAAAGGTGGACCAAAAACGTGAGTTATGAATTCACATCTACTTAAGTAACACCTTGCCtctaaagttttgttttctatGAGCCCTTTCCCTGATCCTATTCAGTCCTTCAAAGATTAAATGTTTCCTGCGTGTTAAGTACTGTTCTAGGTATTAAGGATAGAATATTAAATAAGGAAAACTTTTTGCCCTTATGGAGTGAGAATAAACAAGTTAAGTTTCAGCTTGTGTTAAGTGCTATGAGCAGATCAAAACTGTAATATGATAGCATGGGAGATAGGTGCTTTAAATTGTGTGTCTAGGAACACTTCTCATAGCTGAGACTTGAATGATGAGGAGCCAGCCATGTACAGATCTGGGGGAAGAGTGTTCTAGAAGAAGGGAACAGCAAGTACATGGGACCCAAAGTGAAAAAGAACATGGTTGAGAAATAGAGGGCCCATGTGGTTGGAGCAGAGTGAGCAAAGGAAGACTGATAGAAATTTGGTCAGAGAGTACATCATATAAGGCATGGTGGGGTAGGCTGAGGAGGGTAGATTTTATTCTGTGTGTACTGAGAAGCCCTTGAGGAGTTTTAAGCAGGCTGAGAAGTGCCTCCAGTTTTAAACTCCTGTTTTGCTGATAGATTGAAAGGAGGCAAAGAGCGGAAGCAGGAGAGGAGCACAGTAGTCAGGTGAGAAACTTCGAGTGGAGTGCTAAATGAAGGGAGAGGCAGAAGTTTTATGATACATTTTACAGGTTGAACCAGTATGACTTTGTGTGACAGGTTGTGTGCTttgtgaaatacatatttggaggccaggcaaggtggctcatacttgtaagcctagcactctcggaggccgaagtggaaggatcactcaaggtcaggagttcaagaccagtttgagaaagagtgagacccgtctctactaaaagaaagaaattagctggacaactaaaaatagatagaaaaaaattagccgggcatggtggtgcatgcctgtagtcccaactactcgggaggctgaggcagaaggatcacttgagcccaggagtttgaggttgctgtgagctaggctgatgccagggcactctagcccgggcaacaaaatgagactctgtctcaaaaaaaatacatatttggtctCTGTCTTGTCTCCTGGCAtgcaactcctaaaatccttgggaTCTCCAAAGGTGTCCTTTTGTGTGCTAATAAGCTGATTGATGGTTAGCCCCtctaggtagcttcaggatgggggctgtcACTGGAAAGGCCAAGCCTTGATTATCTCAGCTGcaacctctggggaggggaaaggggctgAAGATTAAGCCAATCACCAATGGCCAAAGATTTAATCAGTCATGCCCAGTACTGAAACTTCCATAAAACCCGGAAAGGACGGGGTTCAGAcagcttctggatagctgaatGCATGGAAGttccagagagggcatggaaatcccacaccccttcccacatgccttgccctatgcatctttTTGTCTGTACCCTtggtaatatcctttataataaaccagtaaatgtttccctgagttctgtgagctactgtagcaaattaatcaaacccaggGAAGTAGTTATAGGAACCCAGATAACCTGGAGCTTACAGTTGGCATCAGATTGCAACTCATAAGAATTCTTATGAGACTGAGTCCTCAATCTGTGGGATCTGAAGCTActtccaggtagatagtgtcagaattgaattggaaGGATACTCAGCTGGTATCTGTTGCAGAATTGATTGGGTGTTGGTGGGGAGAAATTTCTACTCACTTCTTGGTGACCAGAGGTCACAGAAGTATTTTGTGTTGTGAAAATATAGTAGGAAAAATTTGGTTTTTTCCTCTACAGATTGGAtgtaggaaatgaaaaaaaaaaaaaaaaataaggatgtgCTGTCTAGGTAACTGGGCAAAAGTGGGAGAGGAACCATTTGGGTGAGGAAAATCAAGAGTTCTTTTCTCCTCTGGTTTCTCTGCCCTTCAATTCAAAAGTAAGGAAACTTCCACAATGAAGGAGGACCATTGGCTCTAGCATCTCctgatttttgtttccaaattcAAGATCTTACACCCACCCGCATGGAACTGGCAGGCCTGCTTCTCCCAGTAGAGGCAAGAGTGACATAAAGTGAAAAGGTCTTGGCCTTCTGTATACCTCAGTTTGAGTCTCACATCTGCCATTTCTTACTCcttggccttgagcaagttaccaCTTTCCAACTGGCAGTTTCCTCATCCCTTAGGTTGAATGTGAGAACTTCCTGGTATGATTGTTGTGAGCATTAACTGATTGAGCATTTACTTCATGCCGTGCAATATTCTAAGTGTATTATGGATATTCACTagtttaatcctcataacaaatGGATGAGGTAGGTAGTATTCTTTTCAccatcttacagataaggaaactgatgtATAGAAGGTTATTGAGTAGCTTGCCCATGGTCGTAAGCCAGTAAATGGAGGAGCTGGATTTCAAATCTGGCATTCTGGCCCCAGAATACTGAGCCTGGGTTCTTAGCTACTAAGCACTTCTTCCTTTAATGTGTGAAAGCGCCTGGCCCATCATGGGCTCTCAGTGTTTGTTCTGACACTGCCTATTTTGTCCTACATTCCTTCCTTACCTTGGAGAATCTAAACATCCAAACGCTGAGTCTTGCCTACAGTCTAGGGCCTGGGTCTTCTATTCTCCCCCTTggctcccttccctgccctcgtGTTCCTCTTTTGAGCCCTCATAGCAATAGGCACAACTCCTGTGTGTTGTACCTGACCTCTAGCACTGTCTTCTTAGGTGGACATCTTCAATAAGGAGCTACTGCTAATCCCCATCCACCTGGAGGTGCACTGGTCTCTCATCTCTGTTGATGTGAGGCAACGCACCATCACCTATTTTGACTCGCAGCGCACCCTAAACCGCCGCTGCCCTAAGGTTTGAGGGGATAGTGGGGAGATGGGCAACATGTGCCCTTGCCAGTGGCAAGGCATTCCAGGGAAAAGGGTGGGCTTTGGACCTTCGAGGAGCAACCTGGGCATTGTGTCTGCCACCACTGTGCCCTGGGTTCAGTTAGGAAACTTAAGgcatcactttttctttttccccatccACGTAGCATATTGCCAAGTATCTACAGGCAGAGGCTGTGAAGAAAGACCGACTGGATTTCCACCAGGGCTGGAAAGGTTACTTCAAAATGGTGAGTGTCCAGAGGGAGGGGTATAAATTGAAGTCATTTCCCTGGGAGTCTCCAGGTGAAGggcctctgttctttctcttctctagaaTGTGGCCAGGCAGAATAATGACAGTGACTGTGGTGCCTTTGTGTTGCAGGTAAGCACATGATGaggcctcctcctccagctctggAGTCAGTTGGGTTAAAGGGTTGGGAGGCTGTTCTGCATCCCTCACTTGGCTCACACCTAGTTGTGGAGCAGAGAGTAACCTGTGTTAGAACACAGAAACCCCGATTTCACTGGTCTTCTGTGCTTCTCCATCTCACATTGGGACTGGGTTTCCGATTGTTGGTCTCTGGCACTGATATAGCTGCCTCCTAACACTCAATGTATTTTCTCCCTCTAAAACTCTAGGTCTATCATATATCAAGTAAGAATGCTAGCTTTAGagtcaggctgtttttgaacccCAGACTATGGGGACCCTGGCTCCCTTTGTATGTGAAATAGGTATATTCTCTGAAAGATTAAGTGAGCTATATCTCTTATGTAATGTCCTAACCTTGGGGTGGGGAGTGCTCAGTAGGTGGTTCTCATGGCCTGCCTTGTTAACACCCAGTACTGCAAGCACCTGGCCCTGTCTCAGCCATTCAGCTTCACCCAGCAGGACATGCCCAAACTTCGTCGGCAGATCTACAAGGAGCTGTGTCACTGCAAACTCACTGTGTGAGCCTCGTACCCCAGACCCCAAGCCCATTAATGGGCAGGGGGACATGTGCGACCGACCCTTCCTGAGAAACTCCAGTTCCTTTTCTCTTGTCTCTCCCTACCCAATTCcctttggtttttcatatttaaatgttttggtttctgtatttttttttctttgagaaaatactTGTTGATTTCTGATGGGCAAGAGGTGGCTACAGTAAAGCCCCTTTCTCCCTCTGACTTGCAGGGGAGTGTGGCCTTGTGGCCTGGGTGGGGCAGTCATCCCCCTTCCATTTGCCAGGGGCAGGAAATCAGTGCTGGGGGTGGTGGGCGGGCAACGGGATAACTGCCTGCCAgatcttcaaacatttttttatatatatatataaatgccacGGTCCTGCTCTCGTCAATAAAGGATCCTTTGGAGATACATAAATGGTGGTCTTCCTTAAGGGGCCTCAAACTAGTGTTTATGTTTATCTCAGGCCTTCTTCCAGCCAGTGCTTGTGTAGCTGACCTGTTCTTGGTCTTGAGACTTCAGGGGCCAGCTTTGTATCGCTGGCTCAGGCAAAGTCAACACCATGTCTCATCACCAGACAAATCCCCCAGCCAAGGGAGCAGAGGGCAGGAAGCCTCAAAATTAAGAGACCGTGAGAGGGAAGCTGGGGAACTGAAGGGACTGGGGAGGGGGCCAGCTAGGATTCATGACAGCTATCCCAAATGTTCGTAGGCCCATAAGTCGTTTTTTCCACTCGTCCCTCCAGCCACGGGAATCCTTCCAGTCCTTAGGATATGGTCTTGATTCCTTCATCCCTGGCATACTTAGAACACATCCAGGCAGTGTTCCATCTCTTTCTGCGGAAGGGGAGAACGTTAAATTTGGGTCCCGGGAAACTTAGGGCAGACGTAAAGGGAAATGGTAGTCCCAGAAGCCCGGAagtccctggaggctgaggcctcGCCCCCCTCGCGTGATAGGGCCTACTAAGCCACATGACTAAGGCACTATCTCCTCCGCACGTGTAAGGGTACAGGGCCCCAAAATGGCTGCCAGGCCGCGAGGCCTGACTCCTATATGTCACTTCCGCACCGGCGAGAAAGGCGGGCCCTCTAGCCAATCAGGCTGTAGGGCGGGTCTTCACCTTGATAGGCGCTCAAGTTATCCAATGGTGGCCTCGTGCCTGAGCGCCTACGAACTAACGTC
Encoded proteins:
- the SENP3 gene encoding sentrin-specific protease 3 isoform X1 — translated: MKETIQGTGSWGPEPPGPGIAPAYSSPRRERLRWPPPPKPRLKSGGGFGPDPGSGTTVPARRLPVPRPSFDASASEEEEEEEEEEEEDEEEEVAAWRLPPRWGQLGTSQRPRPPRPTHRKTCSQRRRRAMRAFQMLLYSKSTSLTFHWKLWGRHRGRRRSLAHPKNHLSPQEGGATPQVPSPCCRFDSPRGPPPPRLGLLGALMAEDGVRGSPPVPSGPPMEEDGLRWTPKSPLDPDSGLLSCTLPNGFGGPSGPEGERSLAPPDASILISNVCSIGDHVAQELFQGSDLGTAEEAERPGEKAGQHSPLREEHVTCVQSILDEFLQTYGSLIPLSTDEVVEKLEDIFQQEFSTPSREWAFSRASRGPMTKTNKQKTTGKGLVLQLIQSYQRMPGNAMVRGFRVAYKRHVLTMDDLGTLYGQNWLNDQVMNMYGDLVMDTVPEKVHFFNSFFYDKLRTKGYDGVKRWTKNVDIFNKELLLIPIHLEVHWSLISVDVRQRTITYFDSQRTLNRRCPKHIAKYLQAEAVKKDRLDFHQGWKGYFKMNVARQNNDSDCGAFVLQYCKHLALSQPFSFTQQDMPKLRRQIYKELCHCKLTV
- the SENP3 gene encoding sentrin-specific protease 3 isoform X3, yielding MKETIQGTGSWGPEPPGPGIAPAYSSPRRERLRWPPPPKPRLKSGGGFGPDPGSGTTVPARRLPVPRPSFDASASEEEEEEEEEEEEDEEEEVAAWRLPPRWGQLGTSQRPRPPRPTHRKTCSQRRRRAMRAFQMLLYSKSTSLTFHWKLWGRHRGRRRSLAHPKNHLSPQEGGATPQVPSPCCRFDSPRGPPPPRLGLLGALMAEDGVRGSPPVPSGPPMEEDGLRWTPKSPLDPDSGLLSCTLPNGFGGPSGPEGERSLAPPDASILISNVCSIGDHVAQELFQGSDLGTAEEAERPGEKAGQHSPLREEHVTCVQSILDEFLQTYGSLIPLSTDEVVEKLEDIFQQEFSTPSREWAFSRASRGPMTKTNKQKTTGKGLVLQLIQSYQRMPGNAMVRGFRVAYKRHVLTMDDLGTLYGQNWLNDQVMNMYGDLVMDTVPEKVHFFNSFFYDKLRTKGYDGVKRWTKNVDIFNKELLLIPIHLEVHWSLISVDVRQRTITYFDSQRTLNRRCPKHIAKYLQAEAVKKDRLDFHQGWKGYFKMVKGLCSFSSLECGQAE
- the SENP3 gene encoding sentrin-specific protease 3 isoform X2 yields the protein MKETIQGTGSWGPEPPGPGIAPAYSSPRRERLRWPPPPKPRLKSGGGFGPDPGSGTTVPARRLPVPRPSFDASASEEEEEEEEEEEEDEEEEVAAWRLPPRWGQLGTSQRPRPPRPTHRKTCSQRRRRAMRAFQMLLYSKSTSLTFHWKLWGRHRGRRRSLAHPKNHLSPQEGGATPQVPSPCCRFDSPRGPPPPRLGLLGALMAEDGVRGSPPVPSGPPMEEDGLRWTPKSPLDPDSGLLSCTLPNGFGGPSGPEGERSLAPPDASILISNVCSIGDHVAQELFQGSDLGTAEEAERPGEKAGQHSPLREEHVTCVQSILDEFLQTYGSLIPLSTDEVVEKLEDIFQQEFSTPSRKGLVLQLIQSYQRMPGNAMVRGFRVAYKRHVLTMDDLGTLYGQNWLNDQVMNMYGDLVMDTVPEKVHFFNSFFYDKLRTKGYDGVKRWTKNVDIFNKELLLIPIHLEVHWSLISVDVRQRTITYFDSQRTLNRRCPKHIAKYLQAEAVKKDRLDFHQGWKGYFKMNVARQNNDSDCGAFVLQYCKHLALSQPFSFTQQDMPKLRRQIYKELCHCKLTV